Sequence from the Corallococcus sp. EGB genome:
CCGAGGTTGCGCAGGTTGTCGTGGACCGCGCGCTCGAGGTCCGCGGTGGAGAACGCAGGCTCCCACGAACCATGGGGCCCGCGCACCGCGCCGACCTTCGTGGCGATCACCAGGCCGTCGCGATACGGGTGCAGCGCCTCCCGGATGAGCTGGTTGGTCACGTGGGGACCGTAGATGTCGCTGGTGTCGAGATGATCCACGCCCTGGGCGATGGCCTCTTGCAGCACCGCGACCGCCGCCTTGCGGTCCTTGGGCGGGCCGAAGACGCCAGGGCCGGCGAGCTGCATCGCGCCGTAACCCACTCGGCGGACGGTGTGTGTGCCAAGGCGGTAGCTGCCTGAGATTTGATTGTGGGCCACGGCGAAGCTCCTTTGTCGCTTGAGGTTGCCCACCCATCTACGCAAGGACTCACCGCACGAGCATCGGTGGCAATCCGCACAGGTCGTGCGAAAATCCGCACAGTGATGGATGAGCTCGCGGATCTCACGGCATTCATGACGGTCGCTCGCGAGGGCGGCTTTCGCGGCGCTGCCCGGGCGTCGGGCAGCAGCGCTTCGCGCATGGGAGACGCTGTCCGCCGGCTGGAGGCCCGGCTCGGCGTTCGGTTGCTTCATCGCACCACGCGCAGCGTGACGCTGACGGACGCAGGGGCCCGGCTGCTCGAGCGGCTTTCGCCCGCGCTCAGCGAGGTGCGCTCGGCATTGGACGTGGTCAACGACTTCCGCGGCCGGCCCGCGGGGCGCCTGCGGCTCAACGTACCCATCGCGGCAGCACGGCTCGTCTTGCCGCGAATCGTGCCGCCGTTCCTCGCGAAGTACCCCGACATCTGTCTGGAGGTGATCGCCGAGGAGCGCCTCGTGGACGTGGTGGCCGAGGGCTATGACGCGGGCATCCGCTATGGAGAGCGGCTCGCGCAGGACATGGTGGCTGTTCCCATCGGTCCGCGGGTCCAGCGATTCGCGACAGCCGCCTCGCCCGCCTACCTCGCCCGTCGCGGGCGCCCCAGACACCCGCGCGAGCTGCTGGACCATGATTGCCTGGGGGGACGGTTCACGAGCGGCCCGCTGCATGCGTGGGAGTTCGAGCGCGGCGGAGTGACCCTCAGCGTCGATCCGAAGGGGCCGCTGATTGTCGGCCTTGGCACCACCACCGACCTCGCGGTGGAGGCGGCCGTGGCTGGCACCGGGATCATCTACGACTTCGAGGATTGGCTTCGCCCCTTCATCAAACGCGGCGAGCTGGAACCCGTGCTCGAACCCTGGTGGCCGAGCTTCCCCGGGCCGTTTCTCTACTACCCCGGTCGTCGCCACCTCCCGACGCCGCTGCGCGCGTTCATCGACTTCGTCAGGGCGATGAAGCCTTGAAAACGGTGTCGGCTCGTGGCCCGCGATGACACTTCGATGCGGACCGAAGTGAGGGCGTGCTACCACCGGCCCATGGACCCAAACACCTCGGGCGCCGGGGCGCTGACCCCCGCGGACGTGCGCTACATCACCGAACACTTCGTCCCGCTCCGGACGGTGGCGGCGGGCCGGCCGGAAACCCCGGAGGCGCTCCAGGCGCTCATCGACTCGGGACACCTGCCCCGACCCACGTACACGCTCGCCGATGGCACGGGCATGTTCCCTCGCGACGTGCTGGCCCTCCTGGACGCGGCCGGGAGCCCGGACGCGGTGCGTGCCCACTTCGACGGGCGCCTGTCGCGCATGGCAGCCCGCTTCGGGCAGGCCCTCGCGCAAGAGCGGCTGGACGCCGAGTGGCGTGGATACTTGAAGGGCCATTACGGCGCGTGCCTGCGCGTCGTCACTCCGGAGCACATCTTCTGCAAGGAGCGGCTGGTCCTCCGGCTGACAGAGGCGCTTGCCGCTCCCGCTCCGGAAGAAGAGGCCTGGTGCGCGCGGTTGCTCACCGACGTGGAGGCCCTGGACGCCCTGGAGCGCGAGTTCGCGCCGTGGGATCGGCTCCGCTTCGGGGGCCCGGTGTCGCGCGACCGGCTCATCACCGCTCCCAGGGAGCGCTACCCACACCTCTTCGCTCGCACGGACACGTCTTCAGGAGCACGGCTGGCGTGTTGACGGAGCCGGACATCGCATCGGTCGCGGCGGCGGTGGGCGAGCCGTCGCGGGCCGCCATGCTGGTGGCATTGCTGGAGGGACCTCCGCTCGCGGCGCGGGAGCTGGCGCGACGCGCGGGCGTGTCCGCGCAGACCGCGAGCAGCCATCTGGCTCGGTTGGTGGAGGCGCGCCTCGTGACGTCCCGGACGCAGGGCCGGCAACGGCTGTTCCAACTCGCGGGGCCGGAGGTCGTCACGTTGCTGGAGGCCCTCGCGGTGCTGGCGCCACGAACACCCGCCCACCTCGTGACGGATGGGCGCGGGGTCACGGCGCTTCGCGAGGCGCGGACCTGCTACGACCATCTCGCGGGCCAGCTCGGGATCCGCGTGACGGACTTCCTCCTGGAGCGCGCGTTCCTCCAGCGCCAGGGGGACGTGTTCCATGTGACGCGGACCGGGGACGCGTGGCTGCGCGACTTCGGCATCCCCATGGACGCACTGCGCGCGGGCCGCCGGCCCCTCACGCGCACCTGCCTGGACTGGAGCGAGCGCCGGCCCCACCTCGCGGGCTCGCTGGGCGCGGCCTTGGCCGAGCGGTTCTTCGAACGCGGATGGCTCACGCGGCTGCGCGGCACTCGCGCGGTCCGGCTCACGGAGCGCGGACGGACCGCGCTGCATGCCGAATGGGGGATGTCCGCGTCCGACGAGCAGCCGGGGCAGGTGCTACGAGCGCCGCGCCGCTGACCTGCCGGAAGACAGCCCCCGGCCAGCCCCAGCTTGGCTCGATGGGTTGGTATCCTCCCGTCAGCTCAAAGTGAAATGGGGGCGGTGATGCAATACGGAGTCCGAGGAGTCCTGGCGTCGTGCATTCTGGTGTGGGTGCTCGCGTGCTCGACTCCTCGGGACAACGCCGCCCTGGCACGCAGAGACGGGGTGACCGAGCGCATCCGAGCCGAGGTGACGGCCCCCAGCGTGCCCGCGGGTGACCCGCAAGGTGTGCGAGGCACGGTGCTGGGGCCGCAGGGGCCCGTCGCGAATGCCGTGGTGATGGCGATGGCCGTCGAGTCATCGGAGCCGTTGGAGATGATTCCCTGTCCCTCCCGCGCTGACTGGGAGGACACCGGGCTCCTTTCACCCAACTGTCTGGCAACGCTGTTCACGCTGGAGTCGTGGAGCGCGGAGCGGTTCGGGGAAGAGCGCGTCCTCGCGCGTGCCACCACGGACCCCGAGGGCCACTTCTCGCTGACGGGGCTGGGGGAGGGGCGCTT
This genomic interval carries:
- a CDS encoding LysR family transcriptional regulator: MDELADLTAFMTVAREGGFRGAARASGSSASRMGDAVRRLEARLGVRLLHRTTRSVTLTDAGARLLERLSPALSEVRSALDVVNDFRGRPAGRLRLNVPIAAARLVLPRIVPPFLAKYPDICLEVIAEERLVDVVAEGYDAGIRYGERLAQDMVAVPIGPRVQRFATAASPAYLARRGRPRHPRELLDHDCLGGRFTSGPLHAWEFERGGVTLSVDPKGPLIVGLGTTTDLAVEAAVAGTGIIYDFEDWLRPFIKRGELEPVLEPWWPSFPGPFLYYPGRRHLPTPLRAFIDFVRAMKP
- a CDS encoding DUF6058 family natural product biosynthesis protein, with translation MDPNTSGAGALTPADVRYITEHFVPLRTVAAGRPETPEALQALIDSGHLPRPTYTLADGTGMFPRDVLALLDAAGSPDAVRAHFDGRLSRMAARFGQALAQERLDAEWRGYLKGHYGACLRVVTPEHIFCKERLVLRLTEALAAPAPEEEAWCARLLTDVEALDALEREFAPWDRLRFGGPVSRDRLITAPRERYPHLFARTDTSSGARLAC
- a CDS encoding helix-turn-helix transcriptional regulator, whose product is MLTEPDIASVAAAVGEPSRAAMLVALLEGPPLAARELARRAGVSAQTASSHLARLVEARLVTSRTQGRQRLFQLAGPEVVTLLEALAVLAPRTPAHLVTDGRGVTALREARTCYDHLAGQLGIRVTDFLLERAFLQRQGDVFHVTRTGDAWLRDFGIPMDALRAGRRPLTRTCLDWSERRPHLAGSLGAALAERFFERGWLTRLRGTRAVRLTERGRTALHAEWGMSASDEQPGQVLRAPRR